The proteins below are encoded in one region of Myxococcales bacterium:
- a CDS encoding DNA adenine methylase has product MRPGAPARPVLKWAGGKTQLLPEILARLPAQIGTYFEPFIGGGAVFFALASQARFRRAVLSDRNPDLVAVYRALKEDVESVIRALGRLQHSKAEYYRVRALRPRGLAQRAARIVYLNKTGYNGLYRVNRSGQFNVPFGSYKNPNICDAANLRAAAAVLSDVEIEVADFEESVSRARAGDAVYLDPPYVPLSKTASFTAYDRHPFGPGEHQRLAQVFADLERRGVHAVLSNSDTPETRSLYRGFKLSTVRVSRPINCRPGARGPIDELLVMTDGRKRVTRPRSRAS; this is encoded by the coding sequence ATGAGGCCCGGCGCTCCGGCCCGCCCAGTGCTGAAATGGGCCGGCGGCAAGACGCAGCTGCTGCCGGAGATCCTGGCGCGGCTGCCAGCGCAAATTGGCACCTACTTCGAGCCCTTCATCGGCGGCGGCGCGGTGTTCTTTGCGCTGGCGTCCCAGGCCCGGTTTCGGCGCGCTGTGCTGTCGGATCGAAATCCCGATCTGGTCGCCGTGTACCGCGCGCTCAAGGAGGACGTCGAGAGTGTGATCCGAGCGCTGGGGCGGCTGCAGCACTCCAAGGCCGAGTACTACCGGGTGCGCGCGCTCCGGCCCCGCGGCCTCGCCCAGCGCGCCGCACGCATCGTCTATCTCAACAAGACTGGTTACAACGGCCTCTACCGAGTCAATCGCTCCGGCCAGTTCAACGTCCCCTTCGGCAGCTACAAGAACCCCAACATCTGTGACGCGGCGAACCTGCGGGCGGCCGCGGCGGTGCTCTCTGACGTGGAGATCGAGGTGGCTGACTTCGAGGAGAGTGTCTCGAGGGCGCGCGCGGGAGACGCCGTGTACCTGGATCCGCCCTACGTGCCGCTGTCGAAGACCGCCAGCTTCACAGCATACGACCGCCACCCGTTCGGACCTGGCGAACATCAGCGACTGGCGCAGGTCTTCGCTGACCTCGAGCGGCGAGGCGTCCACGCCGTCTTGTCCAACTCGGACACCCCGGAGACCCGGAGCCTCTACCGCGGATTCAAGCTCTCCACGGTGCGGGTGAGCCGCCCGATCAACTGCCGCCCGGGCGCGCGGGGTCCCATCGACGAGCTGTTGGTGATGACCGACGGAAGAAAACGCGTCACGCGGCCACGTTCTCGAGCTTCGTGA